TGATCGCGGTAGGCGGTCACGACGACGCCGCCGAGCCGGACGGCGGAGGCGTACTGGGCCGCGACCGCGCCGGCGAGTTCGGGGAGCCGGGCGTCGAGGGAGTCGATGACGCCGGTGGCGGTCCGGGAGACGGCCTGCTGGCGGGCGGCCGGGTCCTCGGCGCGGTGGGCGAGCCAGCCGCGGAGCGGGGCGACGGCACTGTCGGGCAGCAGCCCGCTGCCGCCGCCGGCGGACTCGGGGAGCTCGGGGATGGTGAAGCGGGGCACGTCGCCGAGCCCCGCCTTGTCGAGGAGGGCCTCGTACTGGCGGGAGACCTCGCCGATGACCTGGTGCGGGACGCGGTCGAGGACGGTGACGAGGGTGGCGTCGTACTCCTTGGCGGTACGAAGAAGGTGCCAGGGCACGGCGTCGGCGTACCGCGAGGCGGTGGTGACCATCACCCAGATGTCGGCGGCGCAGATCAACTCGGCGGCGAGAAGCCGGTTCTCGACGACGAGGGAGTCGATGTCGGGGGCGTCGAGGAGGGCGAGCCCCCGGGGCAGGGAGGCGGCCGTCTCGACCCTGAGGGCGTTCTCCTCGGGCGGCTCCTCGGTGGAGTGCTCCTCGTCGGCCTGCGGCAGCCAGACGCGGGTGAGCTGCGGGAGGACGCGCATTCCGGCGAACCAGTGGTGGTCCTCGGGGTGGCACACGAGGACGGGAGTCCGGGTGGTGGGCCTGAGCACCCCCGACTCGCTGACGCGCCGCCCGACAAGGGAGTTGACGAGCGTGGACTTCCCGGCCCCGGTGGATCCGCCGACGACGGCGAGGAGGGGGGCGTCGGGATCCTTCAGGCGGGGCACCAGATAGTCGTCGAGCTGAGCGAGGAGCTCGGCCCGGGTCTGCCGGGCGCGTGAAGCGCCGGGGAGAGGGAGTGGGAGACGCACGGCAGCGACACGGTCGCGCAGGGCGGAGAGTGCGTCGATCAGCTGAGGCCGTTCGTCCAAGGTCACCACATGCGAAGAATGCCCAATTTATGAGTGTTTTTGAAGCGTATAAGCGCCCTGCGCGCCGAGGGAGAGGAAGGGCGACCGGGGCGGCAGGCATAACGAGTGCACAACACCCGCCCCCAGTGGCGTGAAAAGCGCTGCGCGAATCGCACCTGCCTGCGATTATCGTTCCGCTTCACCGAACCTCCACATCGTGCCACG
Above is a genomic segment from Streptomyces sp. NBC_00094 containing:
- a CDS encoding dynamin family protein, translating into MDERPQLIDALSALRDRVAAVRLPLPLPGASRARQTRAELLAQLDDYLVPRLKDPDAPLLAVVGGSTGAGKSTLVNSLVGRRVSESGVLRPTTRTPVLVCHPEDHHWFAGMRVLPQLTRVWLPQADEEHSTEEPPEENALRVETAASLPRGLALLDAPDIDSLVVENRLLAAELICAADIWVMVTTASRYADAVPWHLLRTAKEYDATLVTVLDRVPHQVIGEVSRQYEALLDKAGLGDVPRFTIPELPESAGGGSGLLPDSAVAPLRGWLAHRAEDPAARQQAVSRTATGVIDSLDARLPELAGAVAAQYASAVRLGGVVVTAYRDQAKRVRKELGRGAVLSGDARTRWRGYPRDSTADELLDALAESLAALLHCAVAAAEERVRDTWHRDPASGALGPPRTGGDREAGERIGVEVRRWRRVLEELAEEEVRNIERPAGSRASRASRASRAAVPEADTVAALLAASLLGGRRARAAGDRLAELLGAQAALRLRDKGGELVLSCVDRVLHAERDRRLAPLDGLAMTPEPQAELIAALSVLQKEK